One genomic region from Enoplosus armatus isolate fEnoArm2 chromosome 17, fEnoArm2.hap1, whole genome shotgun sequence encodes:
- the nsfa gene encoding vesicle-fusing ATPase, which yields MQAARCPTDELSLTNCAVVSEKDLQSGQHVTVKTTPNHKFVFTVKTHHTVAPGSIAFSLPQRKWAGLSIGQEVEVSNYNFDKSKQCIGAMTIEIDFLQKKSTDSSPYDSDKMAAEFIQQFNNQAFSVTQQLVFSFCDKLFGLMVKDIEAMDASILRGEPATGKKQKIDNGLMVGNSQVIFEKAESSSLTLVGKAKTKEARQTIINPEWNFEKMGIGGLDREFSDIFRRAFASRVFPPDIVEQMGCKHVKGILLFGPPGCGKTLMARQIGKMLNAREPKVVNGPEILNKYVGESEANIRKLFADAEDEQKRLGANSGLHIIIFDELDAICKQRGTGASSTGVHDTVVNQLLSKIDGVEQLNNILVIGMTNRPDLIDDALMRPGRFEVKMEISLPDEKGRVQILTIHTNKMRSFNLLAPDVNIKELASETKNYSGAELEGLVRAAQSTAMNRHIKATSTVEVDMERAEKLQVTRDDFKGSLNNDIKPAFGTNQEDYSSYIMNGIIKWGDPVTHVLDDGELLVQQTKNSDRTPLVAVLLEGPPHSGKTALAAKIAEDSQFPFIKICSPDKMIGHSEISKCQAIKKVFDDAYKSQLSCVVVDDIERLLDYVPIGPRFSNLVLQALLVLLKKAPPKGRKLLIIGTTSRKDVLQEMEMLDAFSTTIHIPNISTGEQLVDALELLGSFSDKERASIAQQLKGKRVWIGIKKLLVLIEMSLQMDQDYRVSKFLSLLRDEGALNEGDQIRI from the exons G AGGAAATGGGCCGGCCTCTCCATTGGCCAGGAGGTGGAAG TGTCCAACTACAACTTTGACAAGTCCAAGCAGTGCATCGGCGCCATGACAATCGAAATTGACTtcctgcagaagaagagcaCCGACTCCTCCCCCTACGACTCGGACAAGATGGCCGCCGAGTTCATCCAGCAGTTCAACAACCAGGCCTTCTCTGTCACCCAGCAG CTAGTGTTCAGTTTCTGCGACAAGCTGTTCGGCTTGATGGTGAAGGACATCGAGGCCATGGATGCCAGCATCCTCAGAGGAGAGCCAGCCACTGGAAAGAAACAGAAG ATCGACAACGGGCTGATGGTGGGCAACAGCCAGGTGATTTTTGAGAAGGCCGAGAGTTCATCCCTCACACTAGTTG GAAAGGCAAAGACCAAGGAGGCACGGCAGACAATCATCAACCCGGAGTGGAACTTTGAGAAGATGGGGATCGGCGGCCTGGACAGGGAATTCTCCGACATTTTCCGCCGAGCCTTTGCTTCCCGAGTCTTCCCTCCAGACATTGTGGAGCAGATGG GGTGTAAGCACGTCAAGGGCATCTTGCTGTTTGGGCCTCCCGGCTGTGGTAAAACACTGATGGCCAGGCAGATCGGCAAGATGCTCAACGCCCGCGAGCCGAAGGTCGTCAACGGCCCGGAGATCCTCAACAAGTACGTAGGAGAGTCTGAGGCCAACATCCGCAAACTGTTCGCCGACGCAGAGGACGAGCAGAAGAGG CTGGGAGCCAACAGCGGCCTCCACATCATCATCTTTGATGAGCTGGACGCCATCTGCAAGCAGAGAGGCACGGGCGCCAGCAGCACGGGCGTGCACGACACCGTGGTCAACCAGCTGCTGTCTAAGATCGACGGCGTGGAGCAACTGAACAACATCCTGGTCATCG GTATGACCAACAGGCCTGACCTGATAGACGATGCCCTGATGAGGCCTGGCAGGTTTGAGGTCAAGATGGAAATCA GTCTGCCCGACGAGAAGGGCCGTGTCCAGATCCTGACCATCCACACCAACAAGATGCGGAGCTTCAACCTGCTCGCTCCCGACGTCAACATCAAGGAGCTGGCGTCCGAAACCAAGAACTACAGCGGTGCAGAGCTGGAGGGGCTGGTCAGGGCCGCTCAGTCCACTGCCATGAACCGGCACATCAAG GCTACATCCACAGTGGAAGTGGACATGGAGAGGGCAGAGAAGCTGCAGGTCACCAGAGATGACTTCAAGGGATCCCTCAACAATGACATAAAACCG GCGTTCGGCACAAACCAGGAGGACTACTCCAGCTACATCATGAACGGCATCATCAAATGGGGTGACCCGGTCACTCATGTCCTGGACGATGGAGAGCTGCTGGTGCAGCAGACCAAGAACAGCGACCGCACACCGCTGGTGGCTGTCTTATTGGAGG GTCCACCCCACAGTGGAAAGACGGCCTTGGCAGCTAAGATTGCAGAGGACTCACAGTTCCCCTTCATTAAGATCTGCTCTCCAGACAAGATGATTGGACACTCGGAGATCTCCAAGTGCCAGGCAATCAAAAAG GTCTTCGACGATGCTTATAAGTCGCAGCTCAGCTGTGTGGTGGTGGACGACATCGAGCGCCTGCTGGACTACGTCCCCATCGGGCCTCGCTTCTCCAACCTGGTGCTTCAGgctctgctggtgctgctgaaGAAAGCTCCGCCAAAG GGCCGGAAACTCCTCATCATCGGCACCACCAGCAGGAAGGACGTGCTGCAGGAGATGGAGATGTTGGACGCCTTCAGCACCACCATCCACATCCCCAACATCTCTACTGGGGAGCAGCTAGTCGACGCGCTGGAG CTGCTGGGGAGCTTCTCCGACAAAGAGCGGGCCAGCATCGCGCAGCAGCTCAAAGGGAAGCGAGTCTGGATCGGCATCAAGAAACTCCTCGTGCTCATCGAGATGTCGCTGCAG ATGGACCAGGATTACAGAGTGAGCAAGTTCCTGTCTCTGCTCAGAGACGAGGGGGC GTTGAATGAAGGCGATCAAATCCGAATTTAA